The Ruania halotolerans genome contains the following window.
GGCGTGCATGGAAGCAGGCGTCTGAGGACTAGCCCCGCGGCGCGGACCCCGCTGTTCGCCGTCGGGCGACCGGCCGTCAGGCTCATAGCGGGCCGTCATCGAACTACCCCTTCACGGCGCCGGCCGTCAGTCCCGCGACGATACGTCGTTGCAGCAGCAACGCGAGGATGATCATCGGGATGGTCACCAGCACCGAGGCGGCCGTGATGGTGCCGATCGGGCGCTGATACTCGACGGCACCGGTGAAGGTGGCGATCGCGACCGGTACCGTCTGAGCGATCTCCGGGTTACGCGGAGCGAAGGTGCTCGCGAGCAGGTACTCATTCCATGCGGTGACGAAGGTCAAGATCATCGCGGAGACGACCCCCGGGATCGCGAGCGGAAGGATCACCCGCGCGAACGCCTGCAGGGCAGACGCGCCGTCGATCTTGGCTGACTCCTCCAGCTCGCGCGGGATCGCCGCGAAGAAGGTGGACATGATGAAGATGACGAGCGGAAGAGAGAACGACACGTAGGCGAGGTACATCCCCTCATAGGTGTTGAGGAGCCCGAACGTTCGCCACGCCTCGTACAGCGGCGGCACCAGGGCGACAGGCGGAAAGAGCGACGCCGCCAGCACCCCCGTCATCAACGCGATTCGGCGCCGCACCGGAAGCCTGGCGAGAGCGTAGGCGGTGATCACACCGATCGAGACGGACAGCAACGTCGTCATCGAGGCGACCGCGAAGGAGTTGCGCATGTTGAGGGCGAAGTCCTGGGCGAGGACGGCCACGTAGTTGCCCAGGCCGAACGGGCCCTGCAGGAGATCGGGATCGTTGAGGGCCGCGTCGCCCTGTTTCAGGCTCGTCAGGATCAGCCAGACGAACGGCGCCAGGCACCACAAGAACACGACCACCAAGAGCCCATCGTGCAGACGATCGCCGCCGCTGCGCCGGCGTATGCGTGTTCGGTTCAGCGCATTCATCGGGTACTCCCGCCCTCGACCATGGAACGTCCGATCTGCGAGACGAACAGCACCCCGACGCCGAGAACCAGCGCGAACGTGATCGTCGACAGTGCTGCTCCGATGCCGGGATCGGGGGTGATGACGATGAACTGGCGCACCAGCATCGAGAGAGACTCGGTGCCGAAGGCGCCGCCCGTCATGACCTGGGGGAGGTCATAGACGCGCACGGCGTCCACCGTGCGGAACAACAGAGCCACCATGATCGCCGGCCGTAGCAGCGGCAGGGTGAGATGCCAGAACCGTTGCCAGGCACTCGCCCCGTCCATCCGCGCGCTCTCGTACAGTTCCGACGGGATTGTCTGCAGACCGGCGAGCAGAAGCAGGGCCGCGAAGGGGGCCGTTTTCCAGACGTCGGCAGCGATCACCGTCACCGTCGCCCAGCCGGCTGACCCGAGCCAGTTGAAGTCGTCCAGGCCCAGCAGGCTGTTGATGAACCCGGGGTTGATGTTGAACATGAACGCCCACATCTGCCCCGCGACGACGGTCGGGATCACCCACGGCACCAGGATCACTGCCCTCGTCACGCCTCGGCCGCGCCGGGCGTGATTCATGAGTAGAGCGAACGCCAGCCCGATCACGAACTCCAGCGCCACCGAGGTGAGTGTGAACAGCCCGGTGAAGCGCATCGCCGCCCAGAAGGCGGGATCGCTCAGGACGGTGCCGTAGTTCGCCAACCCGGCGAAGCCGTCGACCTGGCGCCGCGTGTAGGAACGCAGGCTCGTGACCAGTGCGAAGCCGATCGGGAAGAGCACGACAGCTGCCATCACGAGCACGGACGGTGCGATGAACAGCCGTGCCAGTGCGACCTCGGTGAGCCCGTGGCCCGCGAGCCGTCGCCGCGGTGGCGGGGCCTTCGTGCTGATAGCGGTGCTCATGTCAGTGGTGCCCTTCCCGATCGACTGGTTGGATCACTCGGCGACCGTGCCCTCGAGGAACTCAGCGAGCTGCTCGGCCGCGGCCCGCGGGTCCATCTCACCGTTGACGGCGGGGAAGATGGTGCTCTGGATCTCCAGGCTGATCTCGTTCCAGGCAGGCACTGACGGCCGCGGCTGCGCGGTCTGCAGGACCTCGCCGAGCTGGGTGATCAGCGGGTCGTCGCTGTCTTCATAGGCGGCGTTGAGCACGGGCAGGGTCGAGTTCTCCACGAGGATCTGCTGGACCTCGGGGTCAGTCGCGGCCCAGACCACGAAGTCCGTGGCGATCTCCTGGTTCTCCGAGAAGGCGCTGATGGCGTTGTTGAACCCGCCGATCGCCGCGACACCGGGGTTGCCGTCGAAGCCGGGCAGTGGTGCAACTGCGGTGGCCTCGTGAGCAGGGCTATCGGCGTCCTCGGCGATCAGGCTGTACGGACCGGGCCAGTTGCGCATGAACGCCACGTCACCGGACTGGTAGGCGATGCGTGACTCTTCCTCCATCGCGGTGTTGAAGCCAGGCGCGAAGCACCCGTCCTGCGTGGCTTCGGCCACGAATGACGTCACCTCCGTGGCGATGTCGACGTCGAAGAGCACCTCACTCTGGTCCTCGTTGTAGAGCTCGCCTCCGGCGCTCCAGTACAACTCGAGCCAGTTCACGGTGAAGCCCTCGTAGCGAGCACCTTGGCCGATGTAGCCGCTCATCGAGTCGTCGAGATCGGCCGCCACCTGGCACAGCTCCTCCCATTCCGACGGCGGAGCATCCACCAGGTCGGTGCGGTAGTAGAGCACGCCTGTGTTGGTGTTCAACGGCACAGCCCAGAGGCTGCCGTTCCAGGAGGCCGATTCCATCGGGCCGGGAAGGACGGCGGCATCGAGCTCGTCGCGCCGGTCATCCAGTTCGACGATCCAGTCGTTCTCGACGTACTCGCCCGTCCAGACCACGTCCAGGCCCAGGACGTCGAACTCGCTGCCGCCGGCTTGGAGCACCAAGGCTTGCTGCTCGCGAGCTTCGTCGGCTGATTCGGGCAGTGCCTCGACGGTGACGGGCGTGTCCGGGTTCGCCTCGTTCCACAGGTCGGCGATCTGGTCGTGCGCCGCGCCCGGTTGGGAGCGTGCGCCCCCGATGGCCCAGGTGATCGCTCCGCTCTCGGCGGAGTCGTCGCCGCTCGGCGTACAGGCGGCGAGGCTGACGGCCATCGCGGAGACCGCCGTGGCGGCGATCCAGGTCTTCTTCTGCATCATTGCACCTTCCGAAGTGATCGTGCGGGGATGGGTGAAGAGCGAGTTGGTCAGGCCCGGGGGTGGGTGACCCATGTGGGGGAGCTCCAGGCATGCTGGTCGTTCACCTGGCGTACCCGTGCGTAATAGATGTCGGTCTGGTCGCCGGTGCCTTCGTCGGTCAGCTCCCACGTCAGCGAAGCAGCGTGGTAGGGGAGCGCGCGATGCATCACGAACGCGCCGCTGAGGAAGCCACCGATGTAGGAGACCGCTGGCCCAGTCATGAGCTCAGCGATCGTGCGGCGCAAGGTCCGACCATTGGCGGTCACGGTCAGCACGGCATCGGCACCAACCTCGACATGCAGGGCGAGCTGCTGAGTGGCGTCAGTGGTCACGGTGGGGTTGCCATAGGTGCGGGTGGTCAGCGTGGCTGTGGAGCGGGAGGTCTGCCGCCAGGAGGAGAAGGCGTACCGGTCGGTCTCGCCGGCCTGATCGGCCAACGTGTCGTAGCCACGCAGCCGTGGTTCGACGGCGTGGATCTCCCCTCCGCTCAGACTCACCTCGACGTCCCAGTCGATGAAGGCGCCCACCTCGCCCCAGCCGAACGCGATCGCGAGGATGCCGTCGAAGGTGTCTGAGAGCGTCGCGTGTTCTGGCCGCTTCTCTGCGATGACCTCGCCGTTGCGTAGCAGCTGGACTGTCTCCAGTGCCGCGCCGCCGCGCACCTGCACGGCGATCTCTCGCGAACCGCTGGCGGTGATCTCACTTCCCATGGGCGCGCCGTCGACGCTGGTGGCGAGCATGATGCGATCGCCCGTGATCGCGTACGTGCGGCGTGCCTGGATCGCTTCCCAGAGCGATTCGCGCGTGAGTTCAGGTGCCCACACCATGGCGAGGCCGTGGCCATGGCTACCTGGATGGGCGCTGTGATGGTCGGTGGAACCGATGAAACCGAAGCGATGTCCGCGGCCGAGGCCGGCGATCGCCGTGCTTCCGGCATCTCGAGGCCCCATGGTGTGCAGGTATGGGCGTGGGGAGTTGTCTTGTTCGCCGCTGCCGTGCATGGAGATCATCTCGACCACGGGGGACAACTCGGCGGAGTAGGTGTCCCAATTGACTCCGCGCCGCCCTGCCAGGTAGCCGATGTGGTGCGGCAGAGCCATCGTCGGTAGGCCGGCGGCCTGGACGGCGCGTAGCTCGGTCCGCAACTCCTCCAGGGACTGCGCTTGCGCCGGAGCGAGTGGTCCGCGCCCGCTGCGGTAGTAGATGCAGTGATCGCCGTAGGTCATCGAATGCCACTCGAACGAGAGGAAGGAGACGAACTCACCGTCAACATGTGCCCCGTCAGTGACGTCCTGAACGTGCTCCCATTGCTCCTGCAGCCGGGCGAACCCTCTGCGGTGGTAGTCGGCAACGTGCGCTGGATCTTCCGGCATGTCGTGCCAGCTTGCATGACCGGTCACCGAGGCGAAGTCCAGCTGCATTCGTGCGTTGGCGTAGGCATCTTCGATGGATCCGTGGCCGTAACTGATCGCACAATGGTTGTGGATATCGCCCGCAAACGCGCTCATCCCGCCGTAGGCCGGCAAGTCGCTCTGGCCCCGACGGCGGGTCATGCCGGCACCTCGTCGGCGGCGGGTGCGCCGGTTTGGCCCGCGATGAGGCGAGGAAGGAGGTCTTCGAGGAACTCATAGCGCCGTTGCAGGTCACGTTGGTCAGATCCGCGCGTGGTTCGCAGCTGCTGCCACCAACGGGAGAGTTCGTGGACGGTCGGCGCTGCGAGCGAGCCTCCGAGGCGACGCACGGCAAGACCGGCCGTCAGGGTGGCGAACGCGAGTCGGTCGGTGAGCGGAAGATCGAGCAGATCGGCGGTGACGAAGCCCCCGACGAAGACGTCCCCGGCCCCGGTGGGGTCGACCGCATCGACAGCCAGGGCGGGTACCCGGGCCTCTTCGCCGGTGCGTTGATCGATGGCCAGCGCTCCGTCGCGCCCGCAGGTGAGAACTACCACCGGGACGTGGCGGGTCAGTGCCGCCGCGGCTGCCCGGGGAGTGTCGGTGCGGGTGTACGCGCGTGCTTCCTGCTCGTTGGGGAGGAACGCGTGGCAGTGGGCGAGTGGCTCCAGTGATTCGACCGCCCACTCACCGCTCGGGTCCCAGCCGATGTCGGCATACACACGCGATCCCTGGGCAGACGCCGTACGCCACCACGTGCCGTCGGCAGCGGTGCTCGAGAGGTAGAGCACCACGCCGTCCGCCCACGGGGCCTCCGGCGCGGGCTCGACCGGCCCCTGCTCGGGCGCGAGGTAGGTGGCCAGCGCCCTGTCGTCGGCGGAGGAAAGACTGACCGTGACGTGTGAACGCTCGCAGTGGAGCGCATCCTCGAGGAGAACCCCTGAGCTACGGAGCTGGCGTTGAATGATCAGGCCGAGGTCGTCGTCGCCGAGTGCGCTCACCAGGCGGGTGCGCACGCCCAGCCGTGCCAATGCCACGGCGTGGTTGCCGCTGCCGCCCGGCGCGAGTGTGCTGTCCAGCGCGTAAACCTCTCGACCTGCCACGGGCGGTTCGGCCAGGCCTGCGAGCACCAGGTCGACGAACACATCGCCGAGGACGACGACGTGTGGCGGACGGCCATTGGGGGGTGAGGTCACGGCTTCGTTGCTCCTGATCAGGTACCGGGAATGACTGATCGTGCACGCTAGCAGTGCGCGCTACTGCGTGCAACTGACTGAAAATGCTCGCATGTGCGTATACTTCCGTCCATGTTGCGAACCACCCGACGCGCGTCGATCATTGCTGCGCTCCAAACCTCCGGCGAGGTCTCGGTGCAAGATCTCGCCGATGAGTTCGGCGTCAGCCTCTCCACGATCCGCCGAGATCTGAACGAACTAGGCCAAGAAGGCCTCCTGCAGCGGGTCCGTGGAGGGGGCTCAGTGGA
Protein-coding sequences here:
- a CDS encoding carbohydrate ABC transporter permease yields the protein MVVFLWCLAPFVWLILTSLKQGDAALNDPDLLQGPFGLGNYVAVLAQDFALNMRNSFAVASMTTLLSVSIGVITAYALARLPVRRRIALMTGVLAASLFPPVALVPPLYEAWRTFGLLNTYEGMYLAYVSFSLPLVIFIMSTFFAAIPRELEESAKIDGASALQAFARVILPLAIPGVVSAMILTFVTAWNEYLLASTFAPRNPEIAQTVPVAIATFTGAVEYQRPIGTITAASVLVTIPMIILALLLQRRIVAGLTAGAVKG
- a CDS encoding carbohydrate ABC transporter permease produces the protein MSTAISTKAPPPRRRLAGHGLTEVALARLFIAPSVLVMAAVVLFPIGFALVTSLRSYTRRQVDGFAGLANYGTVLSDPAFWAAMRFTGLFTLTSVALEFVIGLAFALLMNHARRGRGVTRAVILVPWVIPTVVAGQMWAFMFNINPGFINSLLGLDDFNWLGSAGWATVTVIAADVWKTAPFAALLLLAGLQTIPSELYESARMDGASAWQRFWHLTLPLLRPAIMVALLFRTVDAVRVYDLPQVMTGGAFGTESLSMLVRQFIVITPDPGIGAALSTITFALVLGVGVLFVSQIGRSMVEGGSTR
- a CDS encoding ABC transporter substrate-binding protein, whose amino-acid sequence is MQKKTWIAATAVSAMAVSLAACTPSGDDSAESGAITWAIGGARSQPGAAHDQIADLWNEANPDTPVTVEALPESADEAREQQALVLQAGGSEFDVLGLDVVWTGEYVENDWIVELDDRRDELDAAVLPGPMESASWNGSLWAVPLNTNTGVLYYRTDLVDAPPSEWEELCQVAADLDDSMSGYIGQGARYEGFTVNWLELYWSAGGELYNEDQSEVLFDVDIATEVTSFVAEATQDGCFAPGFNTAMEEESRIAYQSGDVAFMRNWPGPYSLIAEDADSPAHEATAVAPLPGFDGNPGVAAIGGFNNAISAFSENQEIATDFVVWAATDPEVQQILVENSTLPVLNAAYEDSDDPLITQLGEVLQTAQPRPSVPAWNEISLEIQSTIFPAVNGEMDPRAAAEQLAEFLEGTVAE
- a CDS encoding DUF3604 domain-containing protein — translated: MTRRRGQSDLPAYGGMSAFAGDIHNHCAISYGHGSIEDAYANARMQLDFASVTGHASWHDMPEDPAHVADYHRRGFARLQEQWEHVQDVTDGAHVDGEFVSFLSFEWHSMTYGDHCIYYRSGRGPLAPAQAQSLEELRTELRAVQAAGLPTMALPHHIGYLAGRRGVNWDTYSAELSPVVEMISMHGSGEQDNSPRPYLHTMGPRDAGSTAIAGLGRGHRFGFIGSTDHHSAHPGSHGHGLAMVWAPELTRESLWEAIQARRTYAITGDRIMLATSVDGAPMGSEITASGSREIAVQVRGGAALETVQLLRNGEVIAEKRPEHATLSDTFDGILAIAFGWGEVGAFIDWDVEVSLSGGEIHAVEPRLRGYDTLADQAGETDRYAFSSWRQTSRSTATLTTRTYGNPTVTTDATQQLALHVEVGADAVLTVTANGRTLRRTIAELMTGPAVSYIGGFLSGAFVMHRALPYHAASLTWELTDEGTGDQTDIYYARVRQVNDQHAWSSPTWVTHPRA
- a CDS encoding carbohydrate kinase family protein; translated protein: MTSPPNGRPPHVVVLGDVFVDLVLAGLAEPPVAGREVYALDSTLAPGGSGNHAVALARLGVRTRLVSALGDDDLGLIIQRQLRSSGVLLEDALHCERSHVTVSLSSADDRALATYLAPEQGPVEPAPEAPWADGVVLYLSSTAADGTWWRTASAQGSRVYADIGWDPSGEWAVESLEPLAHCHAFLPNEQEARAYTRTDTPRAAAAALTRHVPVVVLTCGRDGALAIDQRTGEEARVPALAVDAVDPTGAGDVFVGGFVTADLLDLPLTDRLAFATLTAGLAVRRLGGSLAAPTVHELSRWWQQLRTTRGSDQRDLQRRYEFLEDLLPRLIAGQTGAPAADEVPA